A segment of the Cellvibrio sp. KY-YJ-3 genome:
TTGAACACTAATTGTTTTTCTGAGGGAGTTTTATAACTACCATGCAAACTACAGCTGCAAAAAAATGCGCACTGGGTTTTACAAAGTGGACTGCGTTGGCTTTTACCCAATGCACCGCCGTGATGGTCGCCGCGCTGCTCGCGACCAGTGTTTCTGCACAGCAAAAAACGGTTATTTTTAAAAACGGTTTTGAAGCGGGCAATGACAGTAAAAAATGGGCGCTCATGTACGGTGCAAATTTAGTGGAAACCGATGCGCGCACCGGCACAGCGGCGCTGCTGATTGATCAGGGGGAAGCCTCTGTACGCAGCCGTGTCAGCTTGAGCGAGCAGGGCACGCTGGAGTTGTGGCTTAAAACCTCATCGCCTGCGACGCAATACAAAATTAATGTACTGGTAGCTACTACTCAAAATAGCGATAGCGGTTGGGTAAACGTTGGCAGCATTCGCGGTAATCATGACACCAACGAATATTATGCCAAGCGTGTTTCTATTGATGATCCGGGCAAAAAATTCCTGCGGTTGGATATTGAAGTCACCAACGGCCAGTTGTGGGTCGACGACTTGAGTGTGGAAAAAATTCTGCTGGATACCGCGCTGCAAAAAAATCAGGAAAAAGTTATCGCCGAAGTCTTAGGTAAATTGCGCGACGACAAAAACTATCAAGTGCAAGCAGACGCACTGCGCACGCTCGGCAAAAATTACGCCGCGCAAGTGGATGTACAGCGTCAATATTTGGAATATGCCAATGGCATATACTCCAGCGTCACCTTGGTGCTCGCCACTTCCGAGCGCGGCAAAATGGCCAATCCACTCGGCTATCAAACCTTTAAAGGTGTAGTGAACGATGTGCGCACTGTTGCATCACCCATTCAAAAAGCGCGCATGGATTCTATGCTGCGCCCACTGGGCGATATCGCCACTGCCACGCTGAATATTATGACCAACGGTACCTACGCCGCTTTTGCTGAGCCCTTTAAAACGATTGTCGCCACCGCGTTTGATCGCTCATCCTATGAGAATGCGGGCATTGATCGTAAATCCCGTAAGTTTGCGGAAAAAAATGGTTTGGAAACCTTCAATAAAACCGAAGTGTTTTTGGGCGAAATTGAAAAAGAACTTAATACCGTCACCGCGCTGGACAAAGACCTGCTGGACATCCAGCGCGAGGTGGATAAATTCCGCAAAGACCTGGACAAACATTTAAAAGAATCGCTTATTGCCGGTGGCATGGGGCGCGGGCAGGACAATTACAAACGCGTAATGAGCAAAGACGAACCAGTGCGCGCTGCCGCGCTGCAAGAGATCGACAACTATTTTATGGTGCAAGCGGAAAGCTACCAAAATTACTCCAGCTCCAACACCGAGTTTGTGCAATTTATGATGAAAGCCACCAGCACCATGGAGGGCACACAAGTATTCAAAGAGCGCTTTAACCAAATCGCCTCCTCGGTAATCACCTTCTACGACAAATTCGACCGCTCCGTCGCCAAGGATCAAAACCCCTTCACCAACGACAAAGACCGCGCTGTGTGGGAAGCCCACGCGGTAAAAGTCCGCGCCTACATTCAGGAATCCAAAGCCGCGTTCGCCAAAGCTTATATGTAATTACATGCAGCCATGTTCCACCAAAACGCCCCGCAAGCCGGGGCGTTTTTGTTTCTAAAAGTCCCAGTGTTGAAGCGGTTAGAAACGGTGGTTTATCTTGTGGGGGAAATGTCGTATAAAGCGGCAGATTGCGAAGCTCTACCCTGATATACAGTCACAGGCATATTTTTCTTCTGTAACTTTATTGGCGACAGAAATTTTTATGAATAAATTCCATCTTAAATTAATTAGTGAATTAGTCGCAGCGACAGAACAGTTGGATATGCCGATATGGATTGGCGGTGGTTGGGCTATTGATGCCCGTCTGGGGCGGGTGACTCGCCCGCATGATGATATTGACATTACGTTTCCGGCAGAGCGGAAGGATGAATTTATAGGGTTGCTTGAGAGCATGGGAGGAAGAGTCACCGAGGAGACTGATTATGGCTTTCTTGCGCAGCTTCGCGGTATTCTTCTGGACTGTGAGCCAGCTCATTGGGTGGGCAACGCCTACGAAGTTGAAGATACGCCACAAGGCTCCTGCCCTATGGCGTTTGAGGGGCAGATCGAGGGAATGCTAATTAGGTGCAACAGCTGGGAAGCAATTTTGTGGGATTATTTTTATTTCGCTGACGAGCTTCCTCAGGCGCAGTGGCCAGCAAAACATATTCACTCCTATGCGTTAGTGTGTTCGGTATTGGGTGTTGAGCATGTTCAGCGTTTAAGAGCGACTTTTGACTCAAAGTAGTGAAGTGTTTACTTTGTATGGAAAATCAATGCAGCTAAATCTGTTCTGCATTGCAGCATTCAGCCGTTTAAAAACCTATTCATAATAAATAGAAGTAAATTATGCGTTTATTCCTTGGGCTTTTCCGGCTTGTTATCTGTGTTAGCTGCCTTGTGTTGCTCGCACCGCGCCTGTGGGCGCAGCCGTTGGAAGAGCAGAAAATTGTCGCTTCTTACCTTTATAACTTTGCCAAAAATATTGAATGGCCGCAGGTTAAAACCCTGCGCTCTTTTGATATTGCGCTTTATGGCGATGCTGACCCTGCGCTCTTGAGTGCGCTGCAGGGCTTGCGTGAGCGAGTGAAGGTTCATGGGTTGGCGGTGAATTACCGGCAGGTGAAAACACCCGCGGAGTTGGCAGCATTTCAAATGGTTTATATGGAAAGCGCCGATAAAAAAACCATGACCGATGTGTACGATGCATTGGATGGTAAGCCGGTGTTGTTGGTGACGCGCGATTACAGCAACCAGCAATTGGTGATGATCAATTTAATCAGCACAGGGCGCAGCCTAAAGTTTGAAGTAAACAAATCCAATATTCTCAACCAAGGGTTGGGAGTACAGTCTGAATTGATTTTAAGTGGCGGCACCGAGATTGATGTGGCGCGTCTGTATCGCGAAGGGCAGGCGTCGTTGGTGGCCTTGCAAAAGCAATTGCGCAATCGTGAAAAGACACTAAAAGAATTGACCGCCTCTATTGATAACCAACAGGCGATTAACCACAACCTGCAGCAACAAATGGCGGATTTGGCCGAGAATATTGATGCCAGCGATGAATTGATTGCCCAGCAAAAGCACCAATTGCAATTGCAGCAAACGCAAATAGACGCCAGCCTGCGCGAGCGCGAAAAATTAATGCAGGAAGTGCAGTCGCGCACGGCAGAGTTGGATGAGCAGCAAGCCTATTTACAAAAAATCCTCAGTGAAATTGATGCACGTGAAAAACGCCTTGCGGATTTGAATAAAAATACCCGCTCACTGGAAAGCACTATTCTTGAACAAAAAAATGCCATAGTTGGCCTGGATGAGATGGTGGATTCGCAGCAAGTAGCACTGCGTTACTTGTGGGGCTCGGTGGTATTGGGTGCACTGTTAATTATCACCGTCTTTATTGCCTACATTATTAAACAGCGCGATAACCGGCGCCTCGCGGCGCGCAGTGAGGATTTGCAATTAGCGCAGGAGCGCTTGGCAATTGCCAAGCGCAAAGCAGAGGACGCGAGTCAAGCTAAAGGCGAGTTTCTTTCGCTGATGAGTCACGAATTGCGCACGCCATTGCAGTCGATTATCGGTTATACCGAATTAGTAATTGAAGAATTAAAACTGGTTGAAGATGAAGCCCATGTGCAGGATTTACAGCGCGTGATTAATAACGGCGAGCGCTTGCTAAAATTAATTAATGGTGTGTTGGACATGGCCAAAATTGAAGCCGGTGGTATGGAGTTGGATTTAACCCACGTAAAACTTTCGCGCTTAGTGGATGAGGCATTAAGTGCGGTGGTGCCACTGTTGGAAAAAAATGCCATTCGCCTGCGCGTGGATGTGGAGGATGGCGAGACATTGCCCATTGCCGACCCTGAAAAGCTGCTGCATATACTGATTAATTTACTGAGTAACGCCGTTAAATTTGCGCCCCATGGCGAGGTGGACGTGCAGGCATTTCATCGCCCGGAGGAAATATTTATCAGTGTGGCGGACACTGGTATTGGTATTCCACTTGAACAGCAAAACAGTATTTTTGATCCCTTTAAACAAGCCGACTCCAGCGCGACACGCAAATATCAGGGCAGTGGTTTGGGCTTGTCTATTAGTCGCCAGTTGTGTGAATTAATGGGCGGCACTATTCGGGTGGAAAGTGAATTGGGCAAGGGCGCGCGTTTTATTGTGGAGCTGCCCCTGCCGATTCAAACAACCGCAGTGGGTAAGGTTGCGGTTCCAGCATAATTTCCTGTGCGGGTTTGGGAGCACCCAAGTGGTAGCCTTGCACAAAGTCCACGCCCATTTCTTGTAGAATATTTAAAATGGCCTGGCTTTCCACGTATTCTGCAACCGCTTTTTTGCCCAAAGTTTGAATTACCTGAATCATTGATTTTACCAGCGTTTGATCAATTTCATCGCAATCCAGATTTTGGATAAATGAGCCATCCAACTTAATGTAATCTGCCGGCAAATCTTTCAGGTAAGCAAAGCTGCTAAAGCCGGAACCAAAATCATCCACCGAAAAACTGCAACCCAATTTGTGTAATTCGGCAATCACGCGCTGGGTAATATGCAGGTTAAACAAACTTGCACTCTCGGTTAATTCAAAGGTGATGCGGCTCGGGTCTACACCGGTTTCGTCCAGGCTGGCGAGAATGGTGGCCATCAGCTGTTCGTCTTTAAATGCCTGTGCGGAGAGGTTGATCGCAATATGATTCAGTGCGGGGTAATCGCGCAGGTGACGAATGGCTAATTTAATAATCCAGCGATCCAGCAAATGCATTTCGCCTGACGCTTCCAGTGCGGGAATAAAACTGCAGGGGCCGATAACTTTTCCATCCAGATCGTGCAGGCGCACCAGTGCTTCGTAGTAAGAAACTTTTTTCGCTTTCACATCAAAAATGGGTTGGAAGTAGAGCATCATGCGGTCTTCCACAATCGCCTTGCGCACTTTTTGCGACATGTTGATGGAGTGACGCAACTCATCGCTTTCGCTGTCTTGTGGGTTGTACAAGTGAATCAAATTGCGCCCGCGCCCCTTGGCGACATAGAGTGCAATATCGGCGCGCATTAAATGTTCTTCCGGGTTATTGGTACTGCCGTCAATCAGGCTCATACCAATACTGCTGCCGAGATTAATTTGTTGTTCCTGCAACGGGAAACCAAATGCGGCCACAATGGCCTGCACGCTCAGCGCAAATTCCCGCGCTTCACTGCTGCTGGTATCGCGCATTAAAATTGCAAATTCATCGCCACCCAAGCGGCATAAAATATCGGTGCTGCGCACTTGTTGGCTGAGCAGGCGCGACATATCGCGCAGTATTTCATCGCCTTTTTGATGACCAAAGGTATCGTTAATAACTTTGAAATGATCCAGGTCCATGTACACCAGCGCGTGTTGGGTATTGGTGCGCACGGAATCGGCGGTGAGTTGTGCGAGGGTCGTTTCAAAAAAGTGGCGATTGTATAAACCAGTGAGAGAGTCGTGCATTGCCAGATATTTTAATTGCGCTTGCGATTCGCGTCGCTCGGTCACATTGTCCAGACAGACTGTGAGCGTGGTTTGGTCTGCAACTTTTGTCGAGCGGCTGATTTTCAATTGCGCCCACAGTCGCTGGTGGCGACTGGTGCTAAAACAAAGTTCAATTTCCGGGAAGGTTTTTTTCTGTTGCAAGGCTTTGCGAATTTTGCTTTTGAACAGTGCAAATTGGCTGATGTCTTCCGGGGCGATAAAGTGATCCAGTTTTTTCCCAATACAATCGCCCACCGCAAAACCCAGCAGGGTTTCCCACGCGTGATTTAAATAGTGAATGCGAAAATCCAAATCCAGTTCCATCACCACCGATTGCAAATCATTGAGCAATTGGTGATGGCTTTCATAGAGCTGACGAAACGCCAGCTCGCGCGCTTCCAGTGATTTTACCCGCGCCGCAAATTGTGCGTTGCTGACGAGAAAATCCTCGCGGTGAATTGCGATGTCGCACACGCGGCGCAAATGATCGGCGCGAAAAGGTTTGGGTAAAAAATCTACCGCGCCGAGCAGCATTAATTCTTCTGCCTGATCGATAGTGGTGTGCGCAGTCATAATCACTACTGGCTGATTGGGATCAGTAGCTTGAATATCGATCAAAATATCGCGCCCGGACAATTTGGGCAGCATCACATCCAACAGCACCAGATCGTGGCGGCGCTCGCGCCAGGCGTTGAGGCCGGTATCCCCTTGATCGGCTATTTCAATTTCAAAATTGGTGGCCAGCACCCGTTTAATCAGGTCGGCGGTATCGGGCTCATCTTCAATGACCAACAGGCGTGGTTTGCGTGTGTTCTGCGGCATAGCGTCGCTGAGCTGTGCAATCGCAGGCGCTAAACGGTGCAGGTGATCCAGAGGAATAAGTTCATTGATGCCGTATTCGCGTGCGGTGACTTCTGCAATACGTTCGCACCAGGTGTTGGCGGTGATGATAATGGGCAGGTCGGCGCGGCAGTGTAAAATGCCGCTGCGCACTAAACGCGATAAGCGCCAGCCATCTAAATCCGGGGTTTCGACATCGGCGATTAATAGATCAATGTGTTGGTGACGCAACAGACGCAAGGCTTTTTGTGCGGAGTCTACCGCATGGATTGTCTGATAATTTGCATCTTCCAGACAGGTAAGAATCGCATCCAGTGCGCTATTGTCGCTATTAACTACCAGAATACTGATGAAGGCGTGGGTATCTTGTCTTAACTTATTATCATTAAACACGCTAAGGTCTCCGCGTTACCGTGCGCGCAGCCTAGCATAAACCGTCCCTGGTTTTTACTTTTTAACGCGCTGTTGGCAGCGCGTTAAATGCCGGGTTTAGCTGAAGATTTGGTTGACGTGTTAATTGTGGCTCAGGCAACGCTTTTGGTGGGGACGGCAGCTTCTTTATCGGCGAGCTTCTCCGCGCGCTTTGCACTGATCGGTTCCACTTTGCGTTGCTTCTCGTAAAGGAAGCGCAATACCGCCGAGCGATAACCGTTGTATTCCACGTTATCCGCCAATTCCAAGCGATTGCGCGGGCGCGGTAAATGCACATCCAGAATTTCGCCCACAGTGGCGGCAGGGCCGTTGGTCATCATCACAATACGATCAGAGAGCAGCACCGCTTCGTCCACATCGTGGGTAATCATAATTACGGTATTGCCCAGCTCGTTTTGAATTTCCATTAACGAGTCCTGCAGGTGGGCGCGGGTAAGTGCATCCAGCGCACCAAAGGGTTCATCCATCAATAATACTTGTGGCTCCATCGCCAACGCGCGCGCAATCCCCACACGCTGTTTCATACCACCGGAAAGTTCGTCGGGGCGTTTGTGCAGTGCGTGGCTCATGTGCACTAATTCGAGGTTGTGTTCAATCCATGCGCGCATTTCTGCTTTGGTTTTTTTACCTTTAAATACACGCTTAACGCCCAGCTCCACGTTTTCATAGGCTGTTAACCAGGGCAGTAGTGAATGGTTTTGGAATACAACCGCGCGCTCCGGGCCTGGCTCGTTCACTTCGCGACCATTTAATACCACGCCGCCAGTAGTGGCCTGGTAAAGCCCGGCAACAATATTTAATACCGTCGATTTACCGCAGCCTGAGTGACCAATCAACGAGACAAATTCGCCTTTTTTGATTTTTAAATCCACATTTTGCAGTGCACAAAATGGACCCTTGGGCGTTGGAAATTCTATGCCGACTTTGGTTAATTCCAAGTGAACCTGGCTCATGGTGACTTCCTCAGTAATCTTTTGCTAACAATAAAAGTGTTTATCAATGTGAATAAAGCAATTCGTATGCCGTACTAATCAACACAAGGCGAATTAGCGGACTACGGCACTTTTGTCCCAATTCACATAGGTTTGAATCATCAAAATGGTGCGGTCGAGCAAGAAACCGATAATCCCGATCACCAAAATGGCGAGGCAGATACGGCTGAGTGAATCAGATGAACCGTTTTGGAATTCATCCCACACAAATTTGCCCAGCCCCGGATTTTGCGACAGCATTTCGGCAGCGATTAATACCATCCAGGCGATTCCGAGAGAGATGCGCAGGCCGGTGAACATCATCGGAATGGCGGAAGGCAATACAATTTTTGCTACGTGAGTAAACCAACCCAAACGCAGTACGCGGCTGACGTTCACCAAATCTTTACTGACACCGGCAACGCCAACAGCGGTATTAATCATGGTGGGCCAGAGTGAACAGAGGCTCACCGTTAACAGCGAAATAATGTAGGACTTGGAAAACATTGGTGAATCGGAAACGTACACCGCGCTGACCACAATGGTGACCAGTGGCAGCCAGGCGAGGGGTGATACGGGTTTGAATAATTGGATCAATGGATTGATTGCGCTGTATAGCGGTTGGCTCAAGCCAATCAGGATTCCCACCGGGATGGCGATGAGTGAGGCCACCAGAAACCCGGAGAGTACGGTAAATAAACTGGTGTAGATTTTGTCAAAAAAAGTTGGGCGGCCATTAAATTCGCGCACATCAAGAGTGGCGTTAGGGTCTTTGGCCAAAAGTTCGGCATTGCGCTTTTCCTGACGCTCGTAAAATACAGCTGCGCGTTCCTGTTCTGCCTGATATTCATCCACTAGGTTGCCCCATTGCTCGTAGACTTGTTTGGGTTGGGGGAAATCACCCAGCGAGGTTTTTATATTGGGCGCTACACCGTGCCACAACATCATAAAAAAAAGTACTCCGACCAAGGGCATTAAAATGCCAATCAATACCTCGCGCCATTTAATCGCTTTAAATTGTTCAAGTTTCAGGGTGGCTAATTTATTGCTCATGATCGTTTCCTCGGGCAGCCCGCTGAATCAGTATCAGCGGGTGCACTACAGCGGTTGCCAAAAAATTAAATCGTTGGTGTTGCAGTGAATTATTGAATCCTGTCGGTATTAAATGCGGCGGGTCAGTGACCCGCACAGGCAATTAAATTTTTTCATCACCTTTCAAACCAATAGGAAACTTGGTCAGGTAGTCGTTGGGTTTTGTTGCATCAAATTGCACGCCGTCAATCCATACAGTTTCATCGGGGGTGCGAATACCGGTAAAGGTTTTGAAATCAGGGAAATCGCTAGCCGCCATTTTTCCTTCTTCAATCAAGTCAGCTGCGGCTTGTTGATAAATTTCCGGAGCAACAGATTTTTTTGCCATTTCCATATACCAGCTGTCGGGTTTGGCTTCAGGAATTTGACCCCAGCGACGCATTTGAGTCAGGTACCACACTGCATCTGATACATGTGGATAAGAGGCGTTGTAGCGGAAAAATACGTTGAAGTCCGGTGTTGGGCGCACGTCTTTGCGCTCGTACTCAAACACCCCGGTCATGGAGTTGGCGATAACTTTATAATCGGCACCTACATAGTGAGCAGCGGAAATCATTTTTGCACCAGCAGAGCGATTGGCGTTGTTGTTTTCATCGAGCCACTTGGCGGCGCGAATCATTGCCTTCACTACGCGAATACTGGTGTTAGGATTTTTTTCCAGGAATTCTTTTTTCATACCAAATACTTTATCGCCAATTTTGTTGTGCACGGCCATTACCGGCACACCAATACCGCGAAATACGGCTTGTTGGTTCCAGGGTTCACCCACGGAATAACCTTGAATTGTGCCCGCTTCCATCGTGGCCGGCATTTGCGGCGGCGGGGTTACTGACAACAAAATATCGGCATCAATTTGTCCGGTGGTGTCGCCTTTGTGCGGTGCATATAAACCGGGGTTAATTCCGCCGGCGGCAAGCCAGTAGCGCAAGCCCATGTTGTGAGTGGACACTGGAAATACCACGCCCATTTGGATGGATTTACCTGCGTCTTTCATTTCATCTACAACAGGTTTTAGGGTGCTGGCGCTAATAGGATGAACTGGTTTTCCATCGGCACCCACGGGTACATTTTTTTTCATTTTTTTCCAAATTTCATTGGAAACTGTAATGGCGTAGGTGTTCTGCGTCATGGTGAATGGAAACACCAAATTCGCTTGCGTGCCGTAACCAATATTGGCGGCAACAGGTTGTGCCAGCAGCATATGAGAGCCATCCAGCTCACCGGAAATTACCCGGTCGAGTACTACTTTCCAATTCGCTTGCGCTTCCAACTCAACGGTTAAACCTTCATCGTCGAAATAACCATTTTCATAGGCAACCGCGAGGTCAGCCATGTCGGTGAGTTTAATAAATCCAAATTTCAAATCGGTTTTTTCAGCTGGGCCAGTTGCTGCTTGTGCCGCGCTGATAAGCGAAATAGTTGCTGCAAGAACAGCAGCCGTTTTTTTCAACGGTTTTAGAAAACGTGAGACTGCATGCATTTTTTTGCTCCTGACTATTGGTCTAAAAAACTAAAAAAATTATTGGGAAAATCTGGTTGTTGCTGTGCAAGTACTACTAATCAAAAAAACGTTTGGTAATTAGCTCTATTCAAACACTGTGCCAATTCCAGTAATGCATTTTTATGGCGCATTAAATTGGATTTTGATTCGTGTTTTTTTCGCTTTTGCACGCGCGCGGAACACAAAAAAATGCACTGCTTTTTTTTGGTGCCGTGAATGCACGATTTGATGGTTGTTGGCTGGTGCTTGGTTGTTGGTGTGCCGCACTTTATTGGCGCAAAATCGCACTAGTGCGGCGCAGCAGGGGAAACAGCAAACCCGAATCGGGTGAGCGGGGAGGGCGAAGTCATTTTAAAAAGTGTTTTAAGTCAATGGGCTAGCGATGGTTAGGTGTCAGCACTCGCGCTGGGCAGCGTCTATACTGGAGTGCAGATAGAACCCATGATAAGGATAAATAATGATGAAGTTGTGGCGGTTTTTGCTGGTTTATCTCTGCGTTGGCCTCTGGGGCTGTTC
Coding sequences within it:
- a CDS encoding ABC transporter ATP-binding protein, whose protein sequence is MSQVHLELTKVGIEFPTPKGPFCALQNVDLKIKKGEFVSLIGHSGCGKSTVLNIVAGLYQATTGGVVLNGREVNEPGPERAVVFQNHSLLPWLTAYENVELGVKRVFKGKKTKAEMRAWIEHNLELVHMSHALHKRPDELSGGMKQRVGIARALAMEPQVLLMDEPFGALDALTRAHLQDSLMEIQNELGNTVIMITHDVDEAVLLSDRIVMMTNGPAATVGEILDVHLPRPRNRLELADNVEYNGYRSAVLRFLYEKQRKVEPISAKRAEKLADKEAAVPTKSVA
- a CDS encoding ABC transporter permease, translated to MSNKLATLKLEQFKAIKWREVLIGILMPLVGVLFFMMLWHGVAPNIKTSLGDFPQPKQVYEQWGNLVDEYQAEQERAAVFYERQEKRNAELLAKDPNATLDVREFNGRPTFFDKIYTSLFTVLSGFLVASLIAIPVGILIGLSQPLYSAINPLIQLFKPVSPLAWLPLVTIVVSAVYVSDSPMFSKSYIISLLTVSLCSLWPTMINTAVGVAGVSKDLVNVSRVLRLGWFTHVAKIVLPSAIPMMFTGLRISLGIAWMVLIAAEMLSQNPGLGKFVWDEFQNGSSDSLSRICLAILVIGIIGFLLDRTILMIQTYVNWDKSAVVR
- a CDS encoding nucleotidyltransferase domain-containing protein; this encodes MNKFHLKLISELVAATEQLDMPIWIGGGWAIDARLGRVTRPHDDIDITFPAERKDEFIGLLESMGGRVTEETDYGFLAQLRGILLDCEPAHWVGNAYEVEDTPQGSCPMAFEGQIEGMLIRCNSWEAILWDYFYFADELPQAQWPAKHIHSYALVCSVLGVEHVQRLRATFDSK
- a CDS encoding YfiR/HmsC family protein, encoding MRLFLGLFRLVICVSCLVLLAPRLWAQPLEEQKIVASYLYNFAKNIEWPQVKTLRSFDIALYGDADPALLSALQGLRERVKVHGLAVNYRQVKTPAELAAFQMVYMESADKKTMTDVYDALDGKPVLLVTRDYSNQQLVMINLISTGRSLKFEVNKSNILNQGLGVQSELILSGGTEIDVARLYREGQASLVALQKQLRNREKTLKELTASIDNQQAINHNLQQQMADLAENIDASDELIAQQKHQLQLQQTQIDASLREREKLMQEVQSRTAELDEQQAYLQKILSEIDAREKRLADLNKNTRSLESTILEQKNAIVGLDEMVDSQQVALRYLWGSVVLGALLIITVFIAYIIKQRDNRRLAARSEDLQLAQERLAIAKRKAEDASQAKGEFLSLMSHELRTPLQSIIGYTELVIEELKLVEDEAHVQDLQRVINNGERLLKLINGVLDMAKIEAGGMELDLTHVKLSRLVDEALSAVVPLLEKNAIRLRVDVEDGETLPIADPEKLLHILINLLSNAVKFAPHGEVDVQAFHRPEEIFISVADTGIGIPLEQQNSIFDPFKQADSSATRKYQGSGLGLSISRQLCELMGGTIRVESELGKGARFIVELPLPIQTTAVGKVAVPA
- a CDS encoding EAL domain-containing protein, with the translated sequence MFNDNKLRQDTHAFISILVVNSDNSALDAILTCLEDANYQTIHAVDSAQKALRLLRHQHIDLLIADVETPDLDGWRLSRLVRSGILHCRADLPIIITANTWCERIAEVTAREYGINELIPLDHLHRLAPAIAQLSDAMPQNTRKPRLLVIEDEPDTADLIKRVLATNFEIEIADQGDTGLNAWRERRHDLVLLDVMLPKLSGRDILIDIQATDPNQPVVIMTAHTTIDQAEELMLLGAVDFLPKPFRADHLRRVCDIAIHREDFLVSNAQFAARVKSLEARELAFRQLYESHHQLLNDLQSVVMELDLDFRIHYLNHAWETLLGFAVGDCIGKKLDHFIAPEDISQFALFKSKIRKALQQKKTFPEIELCFSTSRHQRLWAQLKISRSTKVADQTTLTVCLDNVTERRESQAQLKYLAMHDSLTGLYNRHFFETTLAQLTADSVRTNTQHALVYMDLDHFKVINDTFGHQKGDEILRDMSRLLSQQVRSTDILCRLGGDEFAILMRDTSSSEAREFALSVQAIVAAFGFPLQEQQINLGSSIGMSLIDGSTNNPEEHLMRADIALYVAKGRGRNLIHLYNPQDSESDELRHSINMSQKVRKAIVEDRMMLYFQPIFDVKAKKVSYYEALVRLHDLDGKVIGPCSFIPALEASGEMHLLDRWIIKLAIRHLRDYPALNHIAINLSAQAFKDEQLMATILASLDETGVDPSRITFELTESASLFNLHITQRVIAELHKLGCSFSVDDFGSGFSSFAYLKDLPADYIKLDGSFIQNLDCDEIDQTLVKSMIQVIQTLGKKAVAEYVESQAILNILQEMGVDFVQGYHLGAPKPAQEIMLEPQPYPLRLFESAGAAPQ
- a CDS encoding CmpA/NrtA family ABC transporter substrate-binding protein — its product is MHAVSRFLKPLKKTAAVLAATISLISAAQAATGPAEKTDLKFGFIKLTDMADLAVAYENGYFDDEGLTVELEAQANWKVVLDRVISGELDGSHMLLAQPVAANIGYGTQANLVFPFTMTQNTYAITVSNEIWKKMKKNVPVGADGKPVHPISASTLKPVVDEMKDAGKSIQMGVVFPVSTHNMGLRYWLAAGGINPGLYAPHKGDTTGQIDADILLSVTPPPQMPATMEAGTIQGYSVGEPWNQQAVFRGIGVPVMAVHNKIGDKVFGMKKEFLEKNPNTSIRVVKAMIRAAKWLDENNNANRSAGAKMISAAHYVGADYKVIANSMTGVFEYERKDVRPTPDFNVFFRYNASYPHVSDAVWYLTQMRRWGQIPEAKPDSWYMEMAKKSVAPEIYQQAAADLIEEGKMAASDFPDFKTFTGIRTPDETVWIDGVQFDATKPNDYLTKFPIGLKGDEKI